The sequence CTGTAACTGCGGCAGATATTCAGCACGATGGTACAGTAGTTATTGCTAATCCTGATCATGTTATTTGTAATTTAACAACAGATAGCAGTTCGGTTAACATGAGAATTCATGTTGAACGTGGTCGTGGTTATGTACCAGCGGCAAGCCGTTTATCCTCTGAAGGCGATGAGCGCCCAGCTGGTGTATTGTTGCTTGATGCATCATATAGCCCAGTTGAGCGTATTGCGTACTCGGTTGAATCAGCGCGTGTAGAACAGCGTACAGATTTAGATAAGTTAATTATCGACATGGAAACTAATGGTACTTTGGATCCAGAAGAAGCGATCCGCCGTGCTTCAGCCATTATGGCTGATCAGCTAGATGCATTTGTTGATGCACGTGAAATAGCTGCACCAGAAGAGAAAGATGAGAAGCCTGAATTCGATCCAATTCTTCTTCGTCCTGTTGATGATCTTGAGCTAACTGTTCGTTCTGCGAACTGTTTGAAAGCCGAACAAATTCAATATATTGGTGATTTGGTACAATGTACTGAAGTTGCACTTCTTAAAGCGCCTAATTTAGGTAAGAAGTCTCTAACTGAAATCAAAGATGTATTAGCTTCACGTGGTCTTTCTCTAGGTATGCGCCTAGAAAACTGGCCACCTGCAAGTCTAGCTGAATAATCCAAATCACTGGATAAATTTATATATAAGGATAGGTCATGCGCCATCGTAAGAGTGGTCGTCAATTAAACCGTAACAGCAGTCATCGTAAAGCGATGTTCAGCAATATGGCGGGTTCACTGGTGAAGCACCAAATCATCAGAACAACTTTGCCTAAAGCAAAAGAGTTACGTAGTGTAATTGAACCTTTAATCACGCTAGCTAAAACTGACAGTGTTGCAAATCGTCGTTTAGCATTTGCTCGTACACGTGATAAAGAAGTTGTTGGTATTTTATTTAACGAGCTTGGTCCTCGTTTTGCAAACCGTCCAGGTGGCTACACTCGTATTCTTAAGTGTGGTTTCCGTACAGGTGATAAAGCACCAATGGCTTACATTGAACTAATTGATCGCCCAGCGACTGAAGAAGTTCAAGAAGAAGTACAGTCAGCAGAATAAATCTTAAATTAGCTTTATAGCTTAATTTAAGTTAAAAACCGAGTTCATTGAACTCGGTTTTTTTATGTTCGAAATTCTATAAATTAACGATTCCTTTAAATATCAAACGTTGCTAATTATTACGTTTTTAATCACTTATTGGTTATTCACATCAAAACATATGTATACATTTATAATAAATCTATAATTAACAGATAGAGATTGATTGACACGATTTCTGTTTTATTTTTTTCAGTTTTACGAACAAATAAAAACATACAGAGAAAAGTCATGAATAAAAAAATATAAATAACAACATGTTTATTGTCATTGATGATTTACAAAACAAGTGCCATTACTTCAGAACAAAAATCAGAAGTTAAATCAGCTTTAAAGCAGTTAACGGACTTAAATAAGTTAAAGGGAAGCCAATTTGTAGCGATTGTAGATGAAAATGGATTAGCAATGTTTGAAGCATATTCTGCTTCAGGTGAACCTATAAAATTAGATAGACAATTTATGGTTGCCTGACATACTAAATCAATTAGCAGTCACTTAGCTGACGCTCCTGAGAATTTAAAAATAGTATCAGTTACAAATTTACCTGACTGTTTATTAGGGAATTACAAAAATGATAAAGGTTGGCCTACTCAACACATTTATGCAGAAGATAATGTTACGTTGAAAAATGGTTCATTAGCGTACTCTAAAATATAAATTAATTTATTTGCTAAAAACAAAAACACCGCTATTTCGCGATGTTTCATGGTTGAAGTTTGGTATTAAGTTTTATCAAATTTTCAGCCTTCTTTATTTTGCTGTTAGAGCATAAGTTGCACTCATTATAGTAACTGCGATGACAGAACCAATTGCTACAGCTGACGCCATACCATTAAATGTTAAAACGCTCATTACCATGCCGCCTAAAACGCTTGTTACTAATAATTCGCTATTGCTTGAAGTGTTCATAATATATCCCTTAAATTTCATGTTTTTCAGTATGCTAGTCGTTGTTGTAACTAGCTGTTGAATGAATAATAGGGCAGTATTACAGTTATGTTTTAAAGTTTATGATGTGCGGTAAATATTGATGACATCGGGTTAAATATGGTGATTAGTGTTCAGCTCAGCAATGATGATTTGCAGTTTGATTATGAAATAACAGATAATACTCGCATATTTAAAAACGATAATTTAATACAATGATAAAAAAACATATTGGCTTTGCACTTAATATTTTAGCGATAGCACTTTTTATTCCTGGCATATATTTTCCTATGTTCTCATTAAATATGGATATGGCTGTTAATGTTGCAAATACGAGCTTAACTTCAGATTT is a genomic window of Pseudoalteromonas sp. '520P1 No. 423' containing:
- the rpoA gene encoding DNA-directed RNA polymerase subunit alpha — translated: MQGSVTEFLKPKLVAIEAVSPTRSKVALEPLERGFGHTLGNALRRILLSSMPGCAATEVEIDGVLHENSTKEDVQEDIIDILLNLKGLAVTLEDEVNDVFITLTKSGKGPVTAADIQHDGTVVIANPDHVICNLTTDSSSVNMRIHVERGRGYVPAASRLSSEGDERPAGVLLLDASYSPVERIAYSVESARVEQRTDLDKLIIDMETNGTLDPEEAIRRASAIMADQLDAFVDAREIAAPEEKDEKPEFDPILLRPVDDLELTVRSANCLKAEQIQYIGDLVQCTEVALLKAPNLGKKSLTEIKDVLASRGLSLGMRLENWPPASLAE
- the rplQ gene encoding 50S ribosomal protein L17, whose protein sequence is MRHRKSGRQLNRNSSHRKAMFSNMAGSLVKHQIIRTTLPKAKELRSVIEPLITLAKTDSVANRRLAFARTRDKEVVGILFNELGPRFANRPGGYTRILKCGFRTGDKAPMAYIELIDRPATEEVQEEVQSAE